The Mixophyes fleayi isolate aMixFle1 chromosome 1, aMixFle1.hap1, whole genome shotgun sequence genome includes a region encoding these proteins:
- the LOC142108607 gene encoding uncharacterized protein LOC142108607, whose protein sequence is MGPFIDPFPAPFISLSTSHQKYTDGEPIAVTCAAAGGSERRQIQFYINEQKILFTESLSELVINEIVISVRGTGGKFSCNYRVEKLGRWIDSRTSEILTLSVSDSVTEIPTVITPISQTSETQTGKDENIKTSPTPYTSAAEYTAVNAITMPSVYSTSKQDTNDEAKKTSPATHISTDPATFSSISQQQPSVIQNTSKDHTSRWIHYSIAGSILFILLCVAMIVLLFKFCLSKKGKKAKVVKANLWMNSNTQDTGKSRKASPLLQMPLAMQVIEEQHLYTEIDLCPTIEKSSPTPRPSKSVESLVYCLDSCGNSYSNVQAIEPLTPLYYTPVPQRR, encoded by the exons ATGGGACCCTTTATAG ACCCCTTTCCTGCGCCATTCATTTCACTGAGCACGTCACACCAGAAATATACAGATGGAGAGCCCATAGCTGTGACTTGTGCTGCTGCTGGTGGCTCTGAGAGACGACAGATCCAATTTTACATAAATGAACAGAAAATACTTTTTACAGAGTCATTGTCAGAATTGGTCATCAATGAAATAGTCATCTCTGTACGAGGGACTGGTGGGAAATTTTCATGTAATTATCGGGTAGAGAAGCTTGGAAGATGGATTGACTCACGGACTAGTGAAATTTTGACATTGAGCGTGTCAG ACTCTGTAACAGAGATCCCGACCGTAATCACTCCTATCTCCCAGACATCCGAAACTCAAACAGGGAAAGATGAAAACATAAAGACATCACCGACACCGTACACATCTGCAG caGAATATACAGCAGTGAACGCCATTACTATGCCTTCTGTCTACTCAACATcaaaacaagacacaaatgatGAGGCAAAAAAAACATCACCAGCAACCCACATATCTACAG ATCCTGCAACATTTTCTTCAATCTCCCAGCAGCAGCCTTCAGTAATTCAAAACACCTCTAAAG ATCACACATCAAGATGGATACATTACTCTATTGCTGGCAGTATACTCTTCATTTTACTGTGTGTTGCAATGATAGTTCTCTTGTTCAAGTTTTGCTTGTCCAAGAAGG gaaagaaagcaaaagttgtgAAAGCAAATCTT tggATGAACTCTAATACCCAGGACACTGGAAAATCAAGAAAAGCATCTCCATTATTGCAGATGCCATTGGCTATGCAGGTGATAGAAGAACAACATCTATATACGGAAATAGATCTGTGCCCAACCATAGAGAAATCGTCACCAACACCAAGACCTTCAAAAAGTGTAGAATCTTTGGTTTATTGTTTAGATTCTTGTGGAAATTCCTACTCCAATGTTCAGGCAATTGAACCGCTCACTCCTCTATATTATACACCAGTTCCACAACGACGATGA